A window of the Linepithema humile isolate Giens D197 chromosome 4, Lhum_UNIL_v1.0, whole genome shotgun sequence genome harbors these coding sequences:
- the Vps13B gene encoding intermembrane lipid transfer protein VPS13B isoform X1: MFKLESYITPVILSYVEKYVKNFKPEQSQVSLWGGDASFQNLDLRLEVLEEQLNLPFVFVSGHIHELLIHVPWVKITSEPIVVTINTIECILKLKDESTTETSTATLQKRKEMVQEEAPPGYIKSIVTKVINNITIHCNNLILKYVEEDIVLSVNVRFLSMQTVDNKWEPAFTEVNNQEVMLRKVITIQDLTLCLDKMDASGKIEIYQDPVLYRCSMTIRMIINYHSNISKRASITRLDLHCEKMEFSMTEQQVPMLLRLAALVLALQTKQFPPCKEKSSITVDEREDVSQDDTSQIAGTATDAVGWGGWAWNMVSSVLPGDWDNDWSNEQEIAYSGHTIHLGVYIDDATLTFKTVESVKEQLFYKSRKLRYKSFLSLRLNGVVIDTLLQGITMTTFQVGVTCIQLYPRGTCSCGHLEVVDGVQPPLYITAGNLNNDYLKDSLFDQEAVENKGKKRDYKQGIDHHLATASVEKLLERCPAFVMDYVYYMELPDDITPERLLELGSNFEYSNFQERRVVRYLAGDLTVRLCSGIFHRIDTIKEAAAKYDYDPYLVTKPDPLIDELPPVTLEEYEALRENVSMTETKLVLKRASLQLQLADHCVIGMPRQRKIIETRTTPLAPALTDDPFVSIECDETSATTVQPMYPFRLVACASKLTELSVEMFTQCHAITDIQVIGAKSQLHLTKTCDTLIVMPYSVEAFSKVLLYPQYWRDMDMVQKSYSFQSDSITITGTKAKLMAAVSIVTSVLSSADTANPLMCSTLFNDACQEKCPVYLELYLENINCKNISSSVTISNEVNVNSIKVFALNDSQQAFILSGPENHDSKDAENVPLLSAVIQFPKNVELQTHPPLVSFKIAEIRASLDPLFFEWLEYRATCNRLGSVHVLRSDSQLITEGTSSDTGTRKKTFPSLHESVHSSSDKEKRKSAVTEKSKTLRNDETQRKSESKMEGEQENLQKSGILVKLAESYSWWCSLVLSGYIGHIIIYIPSDTMSGIGADGIEQAKDQSVIENQDLQIMIIKLPSLLIHSSNLNAELLSPYLQKLPVKLPESMWTYQVQSFPWTLSLIDFHCYTLQQRTQKNFIKKVTLNATVALTTKTAATASNTLTALSICVHIDNSPIIISLSEEQVIFMSNIALSLIKLLRTLCHSREDHAITSQISNEAQIVLPVIPQTPSTPTQIMYQEDTTTNSTVSTSKDEQGYEKDGLVVTAWIQWTITKVAVKLYIMGQADTSLKLMLELEDIITSLDLQSVYMQLKSKITTATIFHYVRSPHALTWDVGEYAGLVLCGREDNLEKGDDSGFISFTLTRAKSGNVYTRWGTQKRYKSQKKELLTDSTLTTNGYISEILIKMQMVDVILPLSVITKYTQLIKPFACLSSSVEKSAEINRSKSMATPLTGITNLNNESLPLIHLEFKGFRLMMPALTNTKKLQHDLLMLQLDGIRITPDAENPICRTPLRTDIYQLAAQANILNVPGSAVEDRQYQICIKGVCAYTTTWKNYQLSINKRMSQSYLYTMNENPALEWNKLGNGSSLDPYFSTSSVLTKFDLCLIIAPAITFKADTIVCGSAVEVNCVTDIELTINLDQIKLISTLNNEFITLLSGSFEKMENKSNFNNAVQRFPSGSQTLKPMSWLKQTSDDSDLDFAKDSGVDFEMSSMHSTVIGRSTVAETMILPPFEFLVNCGKITFILYEVQNIFLDSEDEDVYKVDNEDDNNNVKQPLLYLMINQPNIYFSQQHLSKKIQISCFDITIAFGDTQNLNTIPTERDFKIYMIETKHGDPHPDTGIPPSFATVKSETILGRNRQFFIEMGRPTKVHLSLSRFNQLYNIQNKILSCFLDNDVTQVPVEEKETAPVDCQNVTTSAKSRKFNVPDLHISTKQIVISLKTDSGAEIITSLASLNGNLSTLLRPDRIYSNLSIDSFIISAILNGNIKVLLNPWCCNITTCLLWESSYCSEIIPQIQIQADSESLYLDFGPDQIKIIKMVMQDCQLLVNELASFSTNKSKNEKQIVLSTEQHYKDDLKAGAFQFVDGTADELPFPYQVVFFAHPQQAMAWRYPQPRMLTRIHISPVPFETMDTDGNYIDKVPCVLEYWSDSHMSYQRYADFYLSETDSYRLDLPDKAPARAVACVWRVIILSHNKRPLTKSIVSARALAACLRIDSYFNLLIIPNVQIALNIGVLHVSLYNHIDTTVYNNLPPPLDRYTLNGRIPEIQCFMSVEQKGAILVLNKWMDDSMLLDVGGTLSVHVLDYSHLTMQEVLDSLEGRFQLSLSNKVDASLTCNPFTLKLGPAITHTLAVSARLWLASFDEEEKNVIVLTRYVIANDSNVSIRFGQSGTGDSILLESRQCNFYSWRQIGNQMIRISIEENGWLWSRPFPVNKDGIQVIEFTNSVIGAAVFVNVTSLSATQKLVTFSGQLVISNQLTDNFEMRLVKYETEVGSKVTVSKEVYPIPGKSFPSSIMLESNKKIAMRLRFTNLTHLSWTGDIPLQPNVKWGQPWLVKVPLQERGQFLSIWVRIVTQMIQDKMKVLAVLSPLYMIRSHLPAPARVQIETPSLKTSSTTTVNGRGECQQLYCPGTFEHFHQLTFQLRSSGSASDPYVPLSYSSVDQRKFFRRPVVEDIDKILRDLKDRKDEVKWPFQGDDTEEWISAEQPQTHVQVKYQDAGLVSSTLMLELQPWCFVMNSLGCHISLVSENIELCQVPHYGIATPPKLEGAFHIGVGIGDTYYMSRMLQLARPERGQSLYMCQIYGHIPVEGNIKTFVDCGTSASILSIGSSMHEDMRLVRITSSYVIVNLTSQELCVATLAVHEATKDLRLPHDLTPCSLNILPSEDQKQGTPIVQWYTLYTDSNVEPLVLYVSLSLGHKWSCPIRVDQAMSRMSVAIPNGSSSMPVIVTTQEEKGTTFIAIHNDDHPQLLIENACGFKILLGQADENGGEILPDTAHFTWVCEVDSGATFHYSLPCVSNRLPDTAVPSASNILLFSTVPNDQVEKRTNLKWSRGVNLSALSSTPIDQYLRLPSYGDVKLIMQSRCYTTHISIVPISQIEISAQDIRSRLLRKKNAVQDDATYGNLSTSRRPEDDKLLSYVQSSSSSTSLTSFFSAQDDLLPTESVVASSSNSKPLMSKMMDAKACADEDRLKSANEANSSNPKEGSVMVYLRACTILILQDVNENAQRIEVASLSMADLVVTVNSRARFINMCCYIGDLQLDNQLFDQGGFDFPVVLISQNPLPNREVVFYSNNCLMANMEKIKQDSLIAIEYVWEINGSMIISKEYRMKIAPISAYIEDTYITQLLDYATSMISPRLVLGDNPKKMQTVAVSNAVCIPDYIMIDSRILSQPLRLQNFVIEPLSILLSVHTSVRLYVALDHSPLYFGTFERKNLLTTPYRLGNALTMHYLSGAIFGAGWVVGSLEILGSPGGLAQALGSGLRDFVSLPFQGLLQGPWGFIVGITHGSASLMKHVTAGTVNSVTKLASSVARNLDRLTLDEEHLQRQEESRRMRPQGMAQGLYQGLTGLGMSLLAAVAGLAHHPLQQVWSGEATTKSLVTGVGLGLVGVVTKPLSGAAELVALTGQGLLQGAGWNSLPAPRQRPIVQYTSGNNSTSVRYTWRLLPLLDHSHDSILHVTSADYVIHQGSNRAVTLVLTRQALLLVNMAEDSVERIFSLKELTSVDHITESTMLCLYCPPAAIQSSRPLSPVEHEMNQEMRARVEEYVRTSSTGLASVSTNSDRQSDTFETASPHPEHTLTFYVCPDTRNYLLSLFNIAKRQNQGSGFAVL; encoded by the exons ATGTTTAAATTGGAATCTTATATAACACCAGTAATTCTCAgttatgtagaaaaatatgtgaaaaattttaagcCGGAACAATCACAG gtatCCTTGTGGGGTGGAGATGCGTCATTTCAGAACCTAGATCTAAGATTAGAAGTATTGGAAGAACAACTGAATCTTCCATTCGTCTTTGTCAGTGGACACATACACGAATTATTGATACATGTTCCATGGGTAAAAATTACTTCTGAACCAATAGTTGTTACCATTAATACTATAG agtgtattttaaaattgaaagatgaaAGCACCACAGAAACTAGTACAGCTACGTTACAGAAAAGAAAGGAGATGGTGCA gGAGGAAGCTCCACCTGGGTACATAAAAAGTATAGTTACAAaagtcattaataatattacaattcacTGTAACAATCTGATCTTAAAATATGTAGAAGAAGACATTGTGCTTAGTGTAAATGTGAGATTTTTAAGCATGCAAACTGTTGATAATAAATGGGAGCCAGCATTTACCG AAGTCAACAATCAAGAAGTGATGCTGAGGAAGGTTATTACTATCCAGGATTTGACATTGTGCTTAGATAAAATGGATGCATCAGGAAAAATAGAGATATATCAA gATCCCGTTTTATATCGATGTTCAATGACCATTCGCATGATTATAAACTATCACAGCAATATTTCGAAAAGAGCATCTATCACACGACTCGATCTTCATTGCGAAAAAATGGAATTTAGTATGACTGAACAGCAAGTACCGATGCTTCTTAGATTGGCGGCTTTAGTACTGGCACTACAAACGAAACAGTTTCCACCatgcaaagaaaaatcttCCATTACGGTGGATGAGAGAGAAGACGTTAGTCAAG atgatACAAGTCAGATAGCAGGAACTGCTACAGATGCAGTTGGGTGGGGTGGTTGGGCATGGAACATGGTGTCATCTGTTCTGCCCGGTGATTGGGATAACGATTGGTCCAACGAGCAAGAAATAGCATATTCTGGTCATACAATACATTTAGGTGTTTATATAGATGATGCTACTTTAACATTTAAG actGTTGAAAGTGTCAAagagcaattattttataaatctcgGAAACTTAGGTACAAATCGTTTTTATCACTTCGGTTAAACGGAGTTGTGATAGATACTTTACTTCAAGGAATTACAATGACAACCTTCCAAGTGGGAGTGACATGTATACAGCTTTATCCACGAGGAACGTGCAGTTGCGGACATCTAGAAGTTGTTGACGGAGTACAA CCACCGCTTTACATAACAGCTGGGAACTTAAATAATGACTATCTGAAAGATTCATTATTTGACCAAGAAGCAGTAGAAAacaagggaaaaaaaagagactaCAAGCAAGGAATAGATCATCACTTAGCGACAGCCTCGG ttgaaaaattattagaaagatgTCCGGCGTTTGTGATGGATTATGTTTATTACATGGAATTGCCCGACGATATAACGCCCGAAAGATTGCTCGAGCTTGGGTCAAACTTCGAATACAG CAATTTTCAGGAACGCAGAGTCGTAAGGTATCTAGCTGGAGATCTAACGGTCAGATTATGCTCTGGCATTTTTCATCGTATTGATACCATTAAAGAAGCCGCAGCAAAATACGATTACGATCCCTACCTTGTAACGAAACCAG atCCTCTTATCGACGAGCTACCCCCCGTTACATTGGAAGAATACGAAGCACTCAGGGAGAACGTATCGATGACAGAAACAAAATTAGTTCTGAAAAGGGCATCGCTGCAATTacagttagcagatcattgcGTTATAGGCATGCCACGGCaacgtaaaattattgaaactcGG ACTACTCCATTAGCTCCAGCTCTTACGGATGATCCTTTTGTGAGCATCGAATGTGATGAAACAAGCGCCACTACAGTTCAGCCTATGTATCCTTTTAGACTCGTGGCTTGTGCGTCAAAATTGACAGAGCTGTCGGTAGAAATGTTTACACAGTGCCATGCGATTACTGATATACAA GTAATTGGAGCAAAAAGTCAACTGCATTTAACAAAGACATGTGATACTTTAATAGTAATGCCTTATTCAGTGGAAGctttttcaaaagttttacTGTACCCTCAATATTGGCGAGATATGGATATGGTTCAAAAATCATACTCCTTTCAATCAGATAGCATTACTATCACAGGAACTAAGGCAAAATTAATGGCTGCCGTGTCTATAGTAACTTCCGTTCTTAGTTCTGCGGATACTGCAAATCCACTTATGTGTTCCACTCTTTTTAACGACGCCTGTCaggaaaaat GTCCagtatatttagaattatatctagaaaatataaactgtAAGAATATATCATCTTCGGTTACAATATCAAACGAAGTGAATGtaaattctataaaagtaTTTGCTCTCAATGATTCTCAGCAAGCCTTTATTCTTTCGGGTCCAGAAAATCATGACAGCAa gGATGCAGAAAATGTACCTCTTCTGTCTGCCGTGATACAGTTTCCTAAGAATGTCGAACTACAGACACATCCACCACTAGTCTCATTTAAAATCGCCGAAATCAGAGCTTCATTGGATCCTCTTTTCTTCGAATGGCTGGAATATCGTGCCACTTGTAACAGATTGGGAAGTGTACATGTATTACGTTCAGATAGTCAGTTGATCACTGAAGGTACATCGTCTGACACAGGCACGCGGAAAAAGACGTTTCCGAGTTTACATGAGAGTGTGCACAGTTCATCAGACAAAGAGAAACGAAAATCAGCAGTTACGgaaaaatcgaaaacgctGCGAAATGATGAAACACAAAGGAAAAGCGAATCTAAAATGGAAGGAGAGCAAGAA AACTTACAGAAATCGGGAATACTGGTCAAATTGGCGGAATCGTATTCGTGGTGGTGCAGCCTTGTACTAAGTGGTTATATAGGACATATTATCATTTACATACCATCTGATACAATGAGCGGTATTGGAGCCGATG gCATAGAACAAGCCAAAGACCAGTCTGTAATAGAAAATCAAGATCtacaaataatgataataaaattaccaagtCTTCTTATACATTCGTCTAATCTGAACGCTGAGTTACTTAGCCCATATCTGCAGAAACTTCCGGTTAAACTACCAGAATCTATGTGGACATATC AAGTACAAAGTTTTCCATGGACATTGAGTCTGATCGATTTTCATTGTTATACATTGCAACAACGGacacaaaagaattttattaaaaaagtgacGTTAAATGCTACAGTAGCTCTTACAACTAAAACAGCCGCAACTGCATCAAACACGCTTACTGCCTTAAGCATTTGTGTACATATTGACAATTCTCCTATCATCATTTCACTTTCGGAAGAGCAG GTCATCTTTATGAGCAATATAGCTTTAAgtctcataaaattattacgaacTTTATGCCACTCTCGAGAAGACCACGCAATCACATCTCAGATAAGCAACGAAGCGCAAATTGTTCTCCCTGTCATACCTCAAACTCCGTCCACCCCAACTCAAATAATGTATCAAGAAGACACGACTACCAATTCGACTGTATCCACGTCGAAAGACGAGCAAGGATATG aaaaggACGGTTTAGTTGTAACGGCGTGGATTCAGTGGACCATAACAAAAGTGGcagtaaaattatacattatggGGCAAGCGGACACATCTTTAAAACTGATGTTAGAACTAGAGGATATTATAACATCTTTGGACTTGCAATCAGTTTATATGCAactgaaaagtaaaataacgACAGCTACGATATTTCATTATGTCAG AAGTCCACATGCATTAACTTGGGATGTTGGCGAATATGCGGGGCTAGTGCTTTGCGGAAGGGaagataatttagaaaaaggtGATGATTCTGGTTTCATAAGTTTTACACTTACGCGTGCGAAGTCAGGAAATGTCTACACACGTTGGGGTACTCAGAAACGTTACAAGTCTCAAAAA aAAGAGCTGCTGACGGACTCAACATTAACCACGAATGGCTACATTTCCgaaatacttattaaaatgcaaatggTCGATGTAATCTTGCCGCTTAGTGTAATCACCAAGTATACCCAATTGATAAAGCCTTTTGCATGCCTCAGTTCGTCTGTTGAGAAAAGTGCGGAAATCAATCGCAGTAAAAGTATGGCGACACCATTAACTGGAATAACAAACTTGAATAATGAATCATTACCATTGATACATTTGGAATTCAAAGGATTTCGACTTATGATGCCAGCTTTGACTAATACAAAGAAATTGCAACATGATTTACTGATGCTTCAG ttGGACGGCATTCGGATCACACCGGATGCGGAAAATCCGATTTGCAGAACCCCATTGCGAACTGACATATATCAACTGGCTGCTCaagcaaatatattaaatgtaccAGGTTCGGCTGTGGAAGATCGCCAGTATCAAATTTGCATCAAAGGAGTGTGCGCGTACACTACTACATGGAAGAATTATCAGCTAAGCATTAATAag AGAATGTCTCAATCGTATTTGTATACAATGAATGAAAATCCCGCACTGGAATGGAATAAGCTCGGGAATGGTAGTAGTCTGGATCCATACTTCTCTACATCTTCTGTATTAACAAA ATTTGATCTCTGCTTAATTATTGCACCAGCTATCACATTTAAAGCAGACACGATAGTCTGTGGGAGCGCCGTGGAAGTGAATTGCGTTACAGATATAGAATTGACAATAAATTTAGaccaaattaaattgatatcaacgcttaataatgaatttataacattattatctgGGAGTTTCGAGAAAATGGAGAATAAAAGTAACTTCAATAATGCAGTTCAAAGATTTCCTTCGGGATCTCAAACTCTCAAACCAATGAGTTGGTTGAAACAAACGTCAGATGATTCTGACCTAGATTTTGCAAAAGACAGTGGCGTTGATTTTGAAATGTCTAGCATGCATTCGACAGTGATT GGGAGATCGACAGTTGCTGAAACTATGATACTTCCACCCTTcgaatttttagtaaattgtGGAAAGATAACATTCATCCTTTATGAAgtccaaaatatatttcttgattCAGAAGACgag gaTGTTTATAAAGTTGACAACgaagatgataataataatgtaaaacaacCATTACTTTATCTGATGATCAATCAAccgaatatttatttctcccAGCaacatttatctaaaaaaatacaa ATATCTTGTTTCGATATAACGATAGCGTTTGGCGATACGCAAAATCTGAATACGATACCGACTGAGAgggatttcaaaatttatatgatagaaACAAAGCACGGTGATCCGCATCCAGACACGGGTATTCCACCTTCTTTTGCGACAGTGAAATCTGAAACAATTCTGGGTAGAAACCGCCAATTTTTCATTGAAATGGGACGACCGACGAAAGTGCATCTTTCTTTGTCTCGGTTTAATCAACTTTACAATATACAGAACAAG ATATTATCGTGTTTTCTCGATAATGATGTTACGCAAGTGCCtgtagaagaaaaagaaactgcGCCTGTTGATTGTCAAAATGTAACAACATCGGCAAAATCCAGAAAATTCAATGTACCTGATCTACATATAAGTACAAAGCAAATCGTAATATCCTTAAAGACTGACTCTGGCGCAGAAATTATTACCAGTTTGGCATCGTTAAATGGAAATCTGTCGACGCTGCTGAGACCAGACAGAATATATTCAAATCTATCCATAGATTCTTTCATTATATCTGCGatcttaaatggaaatatcAAAGTGTTATTAAATCCATGGTGTTGCAACATAACAACTTGCTTGCTCTGGGAGTCTTCGTACTGCAGCGAAATCATTCCGCAAATACAAATACAGGCAGACAGCGAAAGTTTGTATCTTGACTTCGGACCGGatcagataaaaattataaaaatggttATGCAAGATTGTCAGTTGCTTGTCAACGAGTTAGCTTCCTTTTCTAcgaacaaaagtaaaaatgagAAGCAAATTGTATTGTCGACTGAACAGCATTACAAGGACGATTTGAAAGCAGGCGCGTTCCAGTTTGTCGACGGCACTGCGGATGAATTACCTTTTCCGTATCAA GTAGTATTTTTTGCTCATCCCCAGCAAGCGATGGCTTGGAGATATCCGCAACCGCGAATGTTAACAAGGATACACATATCTCCTGTCCCATTTGAA ACGATGGATACCGATGGAAATTATATCGACAAAGTACCCTGCGTTCTTGAGTATTGGAGCGACAGTCACATGTCGTATCAGCGTTACGCAGATTTTTACTTATCGGAAACGGATTCCTATCGATTGGATCTACCGGACAAGGCACCGGCGCGAGCAGTGGCTTGCGTATGGCGTGTGATTATTTTATCCCACAACAAACGACCGCTTACGAAAAGCATCGTTTCCGCTCGTGCCCTCGCAGCCTGTTTGCGCATCGATTCCTACTTCAATCTCTTGATAATACCGAACGTACAGATTGCCTTAAATATCGGCGTGCTTCACGTGTCTCTGTACAATCACATCGATACGACTGTGTATAACAACTTGCCGCCGCCGCTGGACAGATACACCTTGAACGGAAGAATTCCCGAAATACAGTGTTTCATGTCCGTGGAACAAAAGGGGGCTATTTTGGTGCTTAACAAATGGATGGACGATTCCATGCTGCTTGACGTCGGCGGAACTTTGAGCGTCCACGTATTAGATTACAGCCATCTAACCATGCAGGAGGTGTTAGATTCTCTGGAAGGGAGATTCCAGCTGTCGTTATCGAACAAGGTGGACGCGTCGTTGACATGCAACCCGTTTACGCTGAAGTTGGGACCAGCGATAACTCACACCCTCGCAGTTTCCGCTCGTTTGTGGCTGGCGTCTTTCGACGAAGAGGAGAAAAACGTAATAGTTCTGACGCGCTACGTAATCGCCAACGATAGCAATGTTTCCATTCGTTTTGGCCAGAGCGGCACTGGAGACAGCATACTTCTCGAGAGCAGACAGTGTAACTTTTACTCGTGGCGGCAAATTGGTAATCAAATGATACGGATATCGATTGAGGAGAACGGCTGGCTATGGAGTCGGCCCTTTCCCGTTAACAAGGATGGCATTCAAGTGATCGAGTTCACCAATTCGGTGATCGGCGCAGCAGTTTTCGTCAACGTTACGTCACTTTCCGCCACGCAAAAACTCGTGACTTTTTCGGGCCAACTCGTGATTTCCAACCAACTAACCGACAATTTCGAAATGAGATTAGTAAAATATGAGACAGAGGTCGGCTCGAAAGTGACGGTCTCGAAGGAAGTGTATCCCATTCCCGGCAAGAGTTTTCCATCATCCATTATGCTTGAAAGTAACAAGAAGATAGCTATGCGGCTGCGCTTCACGAACTTGACGCATTTATCGTGGACCGGGGACATTCCTCTGCAGCCTAACGTGAAGTGGGGCCAGCCGTGGCTCGTAAAAGTGCCCCTGCAAGAACGCGGCCAATTCCTGAGTATCTGGGTGCGAATAGTAACGCAGATGATACAAGATAAGATGAAAGTCCTCGCCGTACTCAGTCCTCTTTATATGATCAGATCGCACTTACCGGCGCCGGCGAGAGTTCAGATAGAAACGCCGTCCCTGAAGACGTCATCGACCACCACGGTGAACGGTCGCGGTGAATGCCAACAATTATACTGTCCCGGTACATTCGAGCATTTTCACCAGCTGACGTTTCAACTGAGGTCCAGCGGCTCCGCGTCGGATCCTTACGTGCCGCTTTCGTACAGCTCCGTCGATCAGCGAAAGTTTTTCAGACGGCCCGTGGTTGAGGACATCGACAAGATTCTGCGAGATCTCAAGGATCGAAAGGACGAGGTGAAGTGGCCCTTCCAGGGAGACGACACGGAGGAATGGATATCCGCGGAGCAGCCGCAGACGCATGTACAAGTAAAATATCAGGACGCCGGACTGGTCTCCAGCACTTTGATGCTGGAGCTGCAGCCTTGGTGCTTCGTGATGAACTCGCTGGGATGTCACATCTCGTTGGTGTCAGAAAATATAGAGCTCTGCCAAGTCCCTCACTACGGCATAGCCACGCCGCCCAAGCTGGAGGGCGCCTTCCACATCGGCGTCGGAATCGGCGATACTTACTACATGTCGCGAATGCTGCAGTTGGCGCGACCCGAGCGGGGGCAGAGCCTCTACATGTGTCAAATCTACGGCCACATACCGGTGGAAGGGAACATCAAGACGTTCGTGGATTGCGGCACCAGCGCGTCCATCCTGAGCATCGGTTCCTCCATGCACGAAGACATGCGTCTGGTTCGGATCACGAGCAGCTACGTGATCGTCAATCTGACGTCTCAGGAGTTGTGCGTGGCCACACTGGCGGTGCACGAGGCGACGAAGGACCTGCGGCTGCCACACGATCTCACACCCTGCAGCCTGAACATCTTACCATCCGAAGACCAGAAGCAAGGCACGCCGATCGTGCAGTGGTACACGTTGTACACAGACAGCAACGTTGAGCCGCTCGTGCTGTACGTATCTCTCAGCCTCGGGCACAAGTGGTCCTGTCCGATCAGAGTGGACCAAGCTATGAGCCGCATGTCAGTCGCGATTCCGAACGGCTCTTCCTCCATGCCCGTCATCGTGACAACGCAAGAGGAGAAAGGCACCACGTTCATCGCGATACACAACGATGATCATCCGCAATTGTTAATCGAGAACGCCTGCGGCTTCAAGATCCTACTGGGACAAGCCGACGAAAACGGCGGCGAAATTTTACCGGACACCGCTCACTTCACGTGGGTGTGCGAGGTCGACAGTGGAGCGACGTTCCATTATTCTCTTCCCTGCGTCAGCAACAGACTACCCGACACTGCCGTTCCAAGCGCGTCGAATATCCTATTGTTCTCCACCGTGCCGAACGATCAGGTGGAAAAAAGAACGAATTTAAAATGGTCGAGAGGCGTAAATCTGTCCGCGTTGTCGTCCACGCCGATCGATCAGTATCTGCGTCTGCCCTCGTACGGCGATGTGAAGCTTATCATGCAGAGTCGCTGTTACACCACTCACATCAGCATCGTGCCCATCTCTCAAATTGAAATATCCGCTCAGGATATTAGAAGCAGATTGCTGCGAAAGAAAAATGCGGTGCAAGACGACGCGACATACGGCAATCTTTCTACATCAAGAAGACCGGAGGACGACAAACTGTTATCATATGTACAAAGTTCGAGCAGCTCCACATCGCTAACCAGCTTCTTCTCAGCGCAAGACGATCTTTTGCCGACGGAATCGGTGGTTGCCTCGTCATCGAATTCAAAACCATTAATGTCGAAAATGATGGACGCAAAAGCTTGCGCTGACGAGGATCGATTGAAATCTGCTAACGAAGCTAATTCGTCTAATCCCAAAGAAGGCTCTGTAATGGTTTATCTGCGCGCGTGCACTATTCTTATTCTTCAGGATGTCAATGAAAATGCGCAAAGAATCGAAGTCGCGAGCCTGTCTATGGCGGACTTGGTCGTTACCGTTAATTCAAGAGCCAGATTCATCAATATGTGTTGCTACATAGGGGACTTGCAATTAGATAATCAATTGTTCGATCAGGGAGGTTTCGACTTTCCCGTAGTGTTGATCAGTCAAAACCCCTTGCCAAACCGAGAAGTGGTGTTTTACAGCAATAACTGTTTAATGGCAAATATGGAAAAGATTAAACAAGATTCCTTGATAGCCATCGAATATGTCTGGGAAATAAACGGAAGTATGATaa TATCGAAGGAATATCGCATGAAAATTGCGCCCATTAGCGCGTACATCGAGGACACGTATATAACGCAGTTGCTGGATTACGCAACTTCAATGATATCACCGCGTTTGGTGCTGGGCGACAATCCCAAAAAGATGCAAACGGTGGCTGTGTCGAATGCAGTCTGCATACCGGATTACATTATGATCGATTCGAGAATCTTAAGTCAGCCGTTGCGATTGCAAAATTTCGTGATAGAACCGCTATCTATTTTGTTGAGCGTTCACACCTCTGTGCGGCTCTACGTCGCTTTGGACCATTCTCCGTTGTATTTCGGCACCTTTGAGAGGAAAAACTTATTGACCACTCCTTACCGACTTGGCAATGCGCTCACCATGCATTATCTGTCAGGCGCTATATTTGGAGCAG GCTGGGTGGTTGGATCACTAGAAATACTTGGATCGCCAGGAGGTTTAGCGCAAGCGCTTGGATCTGGCCTCCGAGATTTCGTTTCGCTGCCATTTCAAGGTTTGCTGCAAGGCCCGTGGGGTTTCATCGTTGGAATTACGCATGGATCAGCCAGTTTGATGAAACATGTCACAGCGg GTACAGTAAATTCCGTAACGAAACTGGCGTCCAGCGTCGCGCGAAATTTGGATCGCTTAACGTTGGACGAGGAACATCTGCAGCGACAAGAAGAGTCGCGTAGAATGCGTCCTCAAGGCATGGCGCAAGGGCTCTATCAAGGCTTGACTGGTCTTGGAATGAGTCTACTTG CGGCTGTGGCTGGCCTGGCGCATCATCCTCTGCAACAAGTGTGGTCGGGTGAAGCGACGACCAAGAGTTTGGTCACCGGAGTCGGACTCGGTTTAGTCGGCGTCGTTACGAAACCACTGAGCGGTGCTGCGGAGCTAGTCGCTCTTACTGGTCAAGGGCTGCTACAGGGAGCTGGATGGAACTCGTTACCTGCA CCACGTCAGAGGCCAATTGTGCAATATACTAGTGGCAATAATAGCACATCCGTGCGATACACTTGGCGTTTGTTACCTCTACTCGATCACAGTCACGACAGTATTCTTCATGTAACCAGCGCGGACTACGTCATTCATCAGGGCAGTAATCGCGCGGTAACACTTGTCCTAACGCGACAAGCTTTGTTGCTCGTTAACATGGCAGAGGACAGTGTAGAACGGATATTTTCGCTGAAAGAACTGACAAGCGTCGATCATATTACGGAATCGACGATGCTGTGCTTGTATTGTCCGCCAGCCGCGATACAATCCAGCAGACCGTTATCACCAGTTGAACATgag ATGAACCAAGAAATGAGAGCACGAGTTGAAGAGTATGTGCGGACAAGCAGCACTGGCTTAGCTAGTGTGTCGACGAACAGCGACAGACAGTCTGATACCTTCGAGACAGCATCCCCACATCCAGAACACACGCTTACATTTTACGTTTGCCCGGATACCCGTAATTACTTACTTTCGCTATTCAACATCGCCAAACGACAAAATCAGGGTTCCGGTTTTGCAGTTTTGTAA